One stretch of Sinomonas terrae DNA includes these proteins:
- the pknB gene encoding Stk1 family PASTA domain-containing Ser/Thr kinase — MPQPVVLSGRYVLGRLLGRGGMADVFEAQDTRLGRTVAVKMLRADMARDRQLRVRFEREAQAVAALNHPNIVAVYDTGERSADPLNPGSVEVPFMVMELVIGKTLRELVRSGPIEQEKSLEYVQGVLSALEYSHRAGIVHRDIKPANVMVCDDTGSVKVMDFGIARAVAESGATMTQTQAVVGTAQYLSPEQAQGQTVDARSDLYSTGCLLYELLTGRPPFLGESPVSVAYQHVQVEAPKAQEFNPEISDAVESVLDRALQKDPNRRFQDAGAFRRALRAASAGRILPGIASADDDERTEAMAVAAAAAGVGAYAAPLETPEPASPHLGDTGEFPAVVPAAEEGFLPFEDEAEEPRRRRRGHGGWIALLVVLVLLILGGGGYWLYSYLNQPPAIVYVSVPNVANMQDTDAFARLTQLGLNPEFSQKPSPDVGKGLAIDTIPAAGSQLAKNTKIVIEISTGPSTAVIPQAIIGNTEAGARDMLRSIGLVPADQSKSANSATVPYGHVISADPPAGQTVAIGSQVTLTVSTGNVTLPDLRGRTIDEAKAALADLKLGVVVANQQTTAAAAGTVIAQDVPPNGSVAQGGTVTLTVAVAPPPPPPPSPSPTPTPTPTPTPTPSNSGNGNGNGSSNGGGPGNGNDNPNGG, encoded by the coding sequence ATGCCGCAGCCCGTCGTCCTCTCGGGCCGCTATGTGCTGGGCAGGCTGCTCGGCCGCGGCGGGATGGCGGACGTCTTCGAGGCGCAGGACACGCGCCTCGGCCGGACGGTCGCCGTCAAGATGCTGCGCGCCGATATGGCCCGTGATCGACAGCTGCGCGTCCGCTTCGAACGGGAGGCGCAGGCAGTCGCGGCGCTCAACCACCCCAACATCGTGGCCGTCTACGACACGGGCGAACGTTCCGCCGACCCGCTCAACCCCGGCTCCGTCGAAGTGCCGTTCATGGTCATGGAGCTCGTGATCGGCAAGACCCTGCGCGAGCTGGTGCGCTCTGGACCGATCGAGCAGGAGAAGTCGCTCGAATACGTCCAGGGCGTGCTCTCTGCGCTCGAGTACAGCCACCGCGCCGGCATCGTCCATCGGGACATCAAGCCCGCGAACGTGATGGTCTGCGACGACACGGGCAGCGTCAAGGTCATGGACTTCGGGATCGCGCGGGCCGTCGCGGAGTCCGGTGCGACGATGACCCAGACCCAGGCCGTGGTCGGGACCGCCCAGTACCTCTCCCCCGAGCAGGCTCAGGGCCAGACCGTGGACGCCCGCAGCGACCTCTACTCGACCGGCTGCCTCCTCTACGAACTCCTCACGGGACGGCCGCCTTTCCTCGGCGAGTCGCCGGTCTCGGTCGCGTACCAGCACGTGCAGGTCGAGGCGCCGAAGGCGCAGGAGTTCAATCCCGAGATCAGCGACGCCGTGGAGAGCGTCCTGGACCGGGCGCTGCAGAAGGACCCCAACCGGCGCTTCCAGGACGCGGGCGCCTTCCGCCGCGCGCTCCGGGCAGCCAGTGCGGGCCGCATCCTTCCCGGCATCGCATCGGCGGACGACGACGAGCGGACCGAGGCGATGGCGGTCGCCGCCGCGGCTGCCGGAGTCGGGGCATACGCCGCGCCCCTCGAAACCCCCGAACCGGCCTCCCCGCATCTCGGCGACACGGGTGAGTTCCCGGCCGTGGTCCCCGCGGCGGAGGAGGGATTCCTGCCGTTCGAGGATGAGGCGGAGGAACCACGCCGCCGTCGTCGCGGTCACGGCGGCTGGATCGCCCTGCTCGTGGTCCTTGTGCTCCTCATCCTCGGCGGCGGCGGCTACTGGCTGTACAGCTATCTGAACCAGCCGCCCGCGATCGTGTACGTGAGCGTTCCCAACGTGGCCAACATGCAGGACACGGACGCGTTCGCCAGGCTGACACAGCTCGGCCTCAACCCGGAGTTCTCGCAGAAGCCGAGCCCGGACGTTGGCAAGGGCCTTGCAATCGACACGATCCCCGCCGCCGGCTCACAGCTCGCGAAGAACACGAAGATCGTCATCGAGATCTCGACGGGCCCCTCGACGGCCGTCATTCCACAGGCCATCATCGGCAACACCGAGGCGGGTGCGCGGGACATGCTGCGGTCCATCGGCCTCGTCCCCGCAGACCAGTCCAAGTCGGCGAACAGCGCGACGGTGCCCTATGGGCACGTCATCAGCGCCGACCCCCCTGCCGGGCAGACCGTTGCCATCGGCTCTCAGGTCACGTTGACAGTGTCGACAGGCAACGTGACCCTGCCCGACCTCCGCGGCCGCACGATCGACGAGGCCAAGGCAGCCTTGGCCGATCTCAAGCTCGGGGTAGTCGTCGCCAACCAACAGACGACGGCGGCGGCCGCCGGCACGGTCATCGCCCAGGACGTTCCGCCAAACGGCTCGGTCGCTCAAGGTGGGACTGTCACCCTGACGGTCGCCGTTGCCCCTCCGCCTCCGCCTCCGCCAAGCCCGTCCCCGACTCCCACACCCACCCCCACGCCGACGCCGACGCCGAGCAACAGCGGGAACGGCAACGGGAACGGCTCGAGCAACGGCGGCGGGCCCGGCAACGGGAACGACAACCCCAACGGCGGCTGA
- a CDS encoding MFS transporter: MPSDAPFSFRSIALPVFLPTLLFSTGEGAILPIIPIAAHNLGASLALAGLVASMVMVGELAGDIPAGWVVSRIGERASMMGAAFVALGGILVCLAAPNPWVLLGGVLLIGVATAVFALARHAFMTTHVPLRYRARALSTLGGIFRGGWFIGPLIASAVITATGTPQSAFWIFAVGCTAAALSLLILPDPERKMHGHGSARAAAQAANRAEHQGLFRTIWAHRAVLLRMGSGVALVGAARSARTTLLPLWALSIGLGEANTALVIGIAGGVEFALFYTSGHIMDRWGRLWSVMPCMIGLGSGFVALAFVHDVPGRTAWFVGVVLVLSLANGMGSGIVMTLGADLAPRNSPAAFLGAWRFAGDGGQAAAPLLVAGLTAVASLPLASGVIGALSLLGAAILRRYIPRYVPHRPHPARETNERSEAA; the protein is encoded by the coding sequence ATGCCTTCTGATGCCCCCTTCAGCTTCCGCTCGATAGCCCTGCCGGTCTTCCTCCCGACCCTCCTCTTCTCGACGGGCGAGGGTGCGATCCTGCCGATCATCCCGATCGCGGCGCACAACCTCGGGGCATCGCTCGCTCTGGCTGGGCTTGTGGCGTCGATGGTCATGGTCGGCGAGCTCGCGGGAGACATTCCCGCGGGGTGGGTCGTCTCCCGGATCGGCGAGCGCGCCTCGATGATGGGTGCCGCGTTCGTGGCCCTCGGCGGCATCCTCGTGTGCCTCGCCGCACCCAATCCGTGGGTGCTCCTCGGAGGCGTGCTGCTCATCGGCGTCGCGACCGCCGTCTTCGCGCTCGCTCGGCACGCGTTCATGACCACGCACGTGCCCCTGCGCTATCGGGCCCGGGCGCTCTCGACGCTTGGCGGGATCTTCCGCGGCGGCTGGTTCATCGGGCCGCTCATCGCCTCCGCCGTCATCACGGCCACGGGCACCCCGCAGTCGGCTTTCTGGATCTTCGCCGTCGGCTGCACGGCCGCGGCCCTCTCGCTCCTGATCCTGCCCGACCCCGAACGAAAGATGCATGGCCACGGATCGGCCCGGGCGGCGGCCCAGGCAGCCAACCGTGCGGAGCATCAGGGCCTCTTCCGCACGATCTGGGCGCATCGCGCGGTCCTGCTTCGCATGGGCTCGGGCGTGGCCCTCGTCGGAGCCGCTCGGTCCGCGCGGACCACCCTCCTCCCGCTGTGGGCCCTCAGCATCGGCCTCGGCGAGGCGAACACCGCCCTCGTGATCGGCATCGCGGGCGGGGTCGAGTTCGCCCTGTTCTACACGAGCGGGCACATCATGGACCGCTGGGGTCGGCTCTGGAGCGTCATGCCCTGCATGATCGGCCTCGGCAGCGGGTTCGTCGCTCTGGCCTTCGTGCACGACGTGCCGGGGCGCACGGCCTGGTTTGTCGGCGTCGTCCTTGTCCTCTCCCTCGCCAACGGGATGGGGAGCGGGATCGTCATGACGCTCGGCGCCGACTTGGCGCCGCGGAACAGCCCGGCGGCTTTCCTGGGCGCGTGGCGGTTCGCGGGCGACGGCGGTCAGGCCGCCGCGCCGCTGCTCGTCGCGGGCCTCACCGCGGTCGCCTCGCTCCCCCTGGCCAGCGGAGTGATCGGGGCGCTGTCACTCCTCGGGGCCGCGATCCTGCGCCGGTACATCCCCCGCTACGTGCCGCACCGCCCGCACCCTGCGCGGGAGACGAACGAGCGGAGCGAGGCGGCGTAG
- a CDS encoding cell division protein CrgA, whose translation MPESTEKPEQAGSTPKDLPPQAVAPSVTGSAGKPGKAPSGTAASNKPASSKPASKPDAKNDVRKPKAKKRKKRRPPRTAGGPTPQWYKYLMFTLMVVGLLWIIVFYVTQGLFPVPAFGNWNILIGFGIAIAGFLMTLRWRG comes from the coding sequence GTGCCCGAATCGACGGAGAAGCCCGAGCAGGCAGGCTCGACGCCGAAGGACCTGCCGCCCCAGGCGGTGGCGCCCAGCGTGACGGGCAGCGCAGGCAAGCCGGGCAAGGCCCCTTCGGGCACGGCCGCCTCGAATAAGCCAGCCTCCAGCAAGCCCGCCTCGAAGCCGGACGCGAAGAACGACGTGCGGAAGCCCAAGGCCAAGAAGCGCAAGAAGCGTCGCCCACCACGCACGGCCGGCGGCCCGACCCCCCAGTGGTACAAGTACCTCATGTTCACCCTCATGGTGGTGGGTCTGCTGTGGATCATCGTCTTCTACGTCACCCAGGGCCTCTTCCCCGTGCCCGCGTTCGGCAACTGGAACATCCTCATCGGCTTCGGCATCGCCATCGCAGGGTTCCTCATGACCTTGCGCTGGCGCGGCTGA
- a CDS encoding Rrf2 family transcriptional regulator: protein MRIRAFDDLVLRVLAVLNSPEMDAQITTQTIAERVATPYNHVSKAITSLRQLGLIDARRGRNGGVRLTEAGRTATIGRVLRALDDREDVPDCRSSKGDCVLLAACGLRSALHCAREAFYQELDGVPIR from the coding sequence ATGCGCATCCGGGCGTTCGACGATCTCGTTCTGCGTGTTCTGGCGGTGCTCAACTCCCCGGAGATGGACGCCCAGATCACCACGCAGACCATCGCCGAGCGCGTCGCGACCCCGTACAACCACGTGAGCAAGGCCATCACGAGCCTGCGCCAGCTCGGCCTGATCGACGCCCGTCGCGGCCGCAACGGCGGGGTGCGCCTCACTGAGGCCGGGCGGACCGCGACGATCGGCCGGGTGCTCCGGGCGCTCGACGACCGTGAGGATGTCCCGGACTGCCGCTCCTCGAAGGGTGACTGCGTCCTCTTGGCGGCTTGCGGGCTCCGCTCCGCCCTGCACTGCGCGAGGGAGGCGTTCTACCAGGAGCTCGACGGCGTGCCGATTCGCTGA
- a CDS encoding aminodeoxychorismate/anthranilate synthase component II, with translation MSTRILVIDNYDSFVYTLVGYLQQLGAETTVVRNDDVSLAEAIELAAARDGVLVSPGPGNPAEAGVCIELIKWCGENAKPMLGVCLGHQALAEAYGGKVTHAPELMHGKTSLVEHEGKGVFAGLKSPFTATRYHSLAALRETIPDVLEITAHTHSGVIMGLQHRSAPLCGVQFHPESVLTEGGYQMLGNWLESLGLAGAAERAATLSPLIHAEDSH, from the coding sequence ATGAGCACCCGCATCCTCGTCATCGACAACTACGATTCGTTCGTCTACACCCTTGTGGGCTACCTCCAGCAGCTCGGAGCCGAGACCACTGTCGTGAGGAACGACGACGTCTCGCTCGCTGAGGCGATCGAGCTCGCCGCCGCACGGGACGGCGTCCTCGTCTCGCCCGGCCCGGGCAACCCGGCTGAGGCTGGGGTGTGCATCGAGCTGATCAAGTGGTGCGGCGAGAACGCGAAGCCCATGCTCGGTGTCTGCCTCGGCCATCAGGCGCTCGCAGAGGCGTACGGAGGCAAGGTCACACACGCGCCCGAGCTCATGCACGGTAAGACCTCGCTCGTGGAACACGAGGGCAAGGGTGTCTTCGCCGGACTCAAGTCCCCCTTCACCGCGACCCGGTACCACTCGCTCGCGGCCCTGAGGGAGACCATCCCCGACGTCCTCGAGATCACGGCGCACACCCACTCGGGCGTCATCATGGGCCTCCAGCACAGGTCTGCACCGCTTTGCGGCGTGCAGTTCCACCCCGAGAGCGTGCTCACCGAGGGCGGTTACCAGATGCTCGGCAACTGGCTCGAGTCTCTCGGGCTGGCCGGTGCCGCCGAGCGGGCGGCCACGCTCAGCCCGCTCATCCATGCGGAGGACTCCCACTAG
- a CDS encoding cupin domain-containing protein — translation MLKFSLDALAREHLDRAATSSAGRSATTVHGGHEQALRQTLVALRAGTSLTEHDSPGEATLIVLRGRVRLNANEDAWEGRTGDFLAIPPARHSLDAIEDSVVLLTVVKG, via the coding sequence ATGCTGAAGTTCTCCCTGGACGCCCTGGCCCGCGAACACCTCGACCGTGCGGCCACCAGCTCGGCTGGGCGCAGCGCCACCACGGTCCATGGCGGCCATGAACAGGCTCTGCGTCAGACGCTCGTCGCCCTCCGAGCTGGAACTTCGCTCACCGAGCACGACAGTCCGGGCGAGGCAACCCTGATCGTCCTTCGGGGCCGCGTGAGGCTGAACGCCAACGAGGACGCGTGGGAGGGCCGAACGGGGGACTTCCTTGCCATTCCGCCTGCTCGGCACAGCCTTGACGCGATCGAAGACAGCGTCGTCCTGCTCACCGTCGTCAAGGGGTAG